The proteins below are encoded in one region of Sulfolobus sp. A20:
- a CDS encoding ATP-binding cassette domain-containing protein, whose translation MPIILDNLNVYYDSLHVIKGVSFNLDDSIAILGPSGSGKTTIGKAILKILPPISRVSGKIFIDDVNVIESDIKHLRWKVISYIPQGGSYTYLNPVRKITDHIKLICRANNISVNVDELKYLMDNLGLSQDLLNRYPYQLSGGEIQRILILIALLPKPKYIIADEPTSSLDVISQLRVLRVLNEYKKKFNSRILLITHDLLVAYKMSKEVIIISQGKIVESGNINEIIENPKNKLTKKIVEGSMIKRRDQL comes from the coding sequence TTGCCGATTATTTTAGATAATTTAAATGTATATTATGATAGCCTTCACGTAATTAAAGGAGTGAGTTTTAACTTAGATGATTCAATAGCCATATTGGGTCCATCAGGCAGTGGGAAGACTACAATAGGTAAGGCTATATTAAAGATATTACCTCCAATTTCTAGAGTCAGTGGAAAGATATTCATTGATGACGTAAACGTAATAGAATCGGATATAAAACATCTGAGATGGAAAGTGATCTCCTATATTCCTCAAGGTGGATCATATACATATCTAAACCCCGTAAGGAAAATAACTGATCATATAAAATTGATATGTAGAGCTAATAATATTAGCGTAAATGTGGACGAATTAAAATATTTAATGGATAATTTAGGTCTTAGTCAAGACCTCTTAAATAGGTATCCTTATCAGCTTTCTGGAGGAGAAATACAGAGAATACTGATTTTAATAGCGTTATTACCTAAACCTAAATATATTATTGCAGATGAGCCTACGTCTTCACTTGACGTAATATCTCAATTAAGAGTATTAAGAGTTTTAAATGAATATAAGAAAAAATTTAACTCACGAATACTTCTCATAACGCACGATTTATTGGTAGCGTACAAGATGAGCAAAGAGGTAATTATAATAAGCCAAGGTAAGATAGTAGAGAGTGGTAATATCAATGAAATAATTGAAAATCCCAAGAATAAATTAACTAAAAAGATAGTAGAGGGTTCAATGATTAAGAGAAGAGATCAGTTATGA
- a CDS encoding ABC transporter substrate-binding protein: MNFRRKYEVKKVIPRLLLLSLLIMSMMITPFILRSETIQTYTIQTYTIAWSDVGYPQPFTLYPFGPFYTVTALIFDTLAWYGPNGIIPWLAENFTQINSTTWLITLRKGVDFTNGMPVTAEDVVFSYNYTKYVDTHIGYIWYASYIIYVKQIQAINNYTVLLTLNRSIPADLVEKNLFASIFIVPESIWKNVTDPTHFTSPQAFIGSGPFELESYQPGVGYTFVANPNYFMGKPVVNTLKILVVSSSQLPNMLLKGEVDAGSFDNYFDIIPFLNNSQFGIVAYSPGLEYTLEFNLLRYPFNITEFRQALVYAINLTAIYDALGGEKAGYMGGPFVVAPNTPYFNPNLYHYYNYSPQKALEILQDLGFKYVNGQLLSPQGQPVSFTLIIPSDDTIAQTIASYIKNFMSNIGISITIKSVPSNLRTQYMASGDFDMMINIFGGALVPYALAYFVKGSVQYIPGFNNATIKQILNQAQFVNLSERIVLMNEFNKYFAQLVPEISIYFPYFFWVYNKQAGITNWFFNPDYESGPPWILNKIVFLPMMPQTSMPSMTSTATSNLTITYVLVGIVIMVAVVVFVVMRLRR; this comes from the coding sequence ATGAATTTTAGACGTAAATATGAGGTGAAAAAGGTAATTCCTAGGTTACTGTTGTTATCTCTCCTAATAATGTCCATGATGATAACACCATTTATTCTGAGATCAGAAACAATTCAAACGTATACTATTCAAACGTATACTATAGCTTGGTCTGATGTTGGTTACCCACAACCATTTACTCTATACCCTTTTGGTCCATTCTATACCGTAACTGCCCTTATTTTCGATACATTAGCGTGGTATGGTCCAAATGGAATAATTCCTTGGTTAGCTGAAAATTTTACACAAATAAATTCCACAACGTGGCTAATTACTTTACGTAAAGGCGTAGATTTCACTAATGGTATGCCAGTTACTGCTGAGGACGTAGTTTTCTCTTATAACTATACTAAATATGTTGACACTCATATAGGATATATATGGTATGCATCATATATAATATACGTAAAACAGATTCAAGCTATAAACAATTATACAGTTCTGTTAACATTAAATAGATCGATTCCAGCTGATCTGGTCGAAAAGAACTTGTTTGCATCTATATTCATAGTACCAGAAAGTATATGGAAGAACGTAACGGATCCGACGCATTTTACCTCACCTCAAGCTTTCATAGGATCTGGTCCATTCGAGCTTGAAAGCTACCAACCCGGTGTAGGGTATACATTTGTAGCTAATCCTAACTATTTCATGGGTAAACCTGTCGTCAACACTCTAAAAATACTAGTGGTGTCTTCGTCACAATTACCTAATATGTTGTTAAAAGGGGAAGTCGACGCAGGGAGTTTCGATAATTATTTTGATATAATCCCATTCTTGAATAACTCGCAATTTGGAATAGTAGCATATTCACCTGGTCTAGAGTATACTTTAGAATTTAATTTGCTTAGATATCCATTCAATATAACAGAGTTTAGGCAAGCACTAGTATATGCAATAAATCTAACTGCAATATATGACGCACTGGGAGGAGAAAAGGCTGGCTATATGGGTGGACCATTCGTAGTAGCACCTAACACACCATATTTTAATCCTAATTTATATCATTATTATAACTACAGTCCTCAAAAGGCTTTAGAAATACTGCAAGACTTAGGCTTTAAATACGTTAATGGTCAATTATTATCTCCCCAAGGACAGCCAGTTTCATTCACTCTCATAATTCCATCAGATGATACGATAGCACAGACAATTGCAAGTTATATAAAGAATTTCATGTCTAATATTGGCATTAGCATCACTATTAAGTCAGTACCTAGTAATTTAAGAACTCAATATATGGCATCGGGAGATTTCGATATGATGATAAATATTTTCGGGGGTGCTTTAGTACCCTATGCTTTAGCCTATTTCGTAAAGGGGAGTGTACAGTATATTCCAGGCTTTAATAACGCTACAATTAAACAGATTTTAAATCAAGCCCAATTCGTAAATCTTAGTGAGAGAATAGTTCTAATGAACGAATTTAATAAATATTTTGCACAATTAGTCCCAGAAATATCAATATACTTCCCATATTTCTTCTGGGTCTATAATAAGCAAGCAGGAATAACTAATTGGTTCTTTAACCCTGATTATGAGTCTGGACCACCATGGATTCTAAATAAAATAGTATTCCTACCCATGATGCCACAAACATCAATGCCTAGTATGACTAGTACTGCGACAAGTAATCTAACAATTACTTACGTGTTAGTAGGCATAGTAATAATGGTAGCAGTGGTAGTCTTCGTCGTAATGAGGTTAAGGAGATGA
- a CDS encoding hydrogenase maturation protease produces MKRIAIVGVGNILMSDDGCGSHIAEALMNSIEGVDVIDLGSTGIAGIESLKDYDVLIIIDAMLTDKEVDVVKINLEVNLDEVASTVLDLKYSGSHGLGIQSVLTMLKLMGSSSEVYIIGCKPYSLEPKIGLSEEVKKNLPKIAEALLKVMSDFKINYDEEEIKRRVLQVANRCQ; encoded by the coding sequence ATGAAAAGAATTGCAATAGTCGGGGTTGGTAATATTTTAATGAGTGATGATGGTTGCGGTTCACATATAGCAGAAGCTTTAATGAATAGTATTGAAGGAGTTGATGTTATAGATTTAGGCAGTACTGGAATAGCTGGAATAGAGAGTTTAAAGGATTACGACGTTTTAATAATAATTGACGCTATGTTAACGGATAAGGAAGTCGATGTAGTAAAAATTAACTTAGAAGTTAACCTTGATGAAGTTGCGTCAACTGTTTTAGATCTAAAGTATTCTGGATCTCACGGTTTGGGAATACAAAGCGTGTTGACAATGCTTAAGTTAATGGGATCATCGTCGGAAGTTTACATCATTGGTTGTAAGCCTTATAGCCTAGAACCTAAAATTGGTCTATCTGAAGAGGTTAAGAAAAATTTGCCTAAAATTGCAGAAGCTCTCTTAAAAGTGATGTCTGATTTTAAAATAAACTACGACGAGGAAGAAATTAAAAGGAGGGTATTGCAGGTTGCTAATAGATGTCAGTAA
- a CDS encoding helix-turn-helix domain-containing protein has product MIVNDCRCPVDVLSEVFKRKWSILVIASIGYLNNARFNDIKKLINDISSKMLADTLKELEDVGLIQRKVYETKPPKVEYSLTDEGKKFWDALQPLINYMYSNPKYLNKCGCCDTP; this is encoded by the coding sequence ATGATAGTAAACGATTGTAGATGCCCAGTAGATGTGTTATCTGAAGTTTTTAAGAGAAAATGGAGCATTTTAGTTATTGCTTCAATAGGATATTTGAATAACGCTAGGTTTAATGATATAAAAAAATTAATTAATGATATTAGCTCTAAAATGTTAGCAGATACGCTCAAGGAACTAGAGGATGTTGGTTTAATTCAGAGAAAGGTTTATGAGACTAAACCACCTAAAGTTGAGTACAGTCTGACTGACGAAGGTAAGAAATTCTGGGATGCTTTACAACCTTTGATAAATTATATGTATTCTAATCCTAAGTACTTAAATAAGTGTGGCTGTTGCGATACGCCATAA
- a CDS encoding ABC transporter permease, whose amino-acid sequence MMKEKYIRYIARAIVSVILLVILDYVLARKSTSFYTLISLLSQNGYSLTQGEIRSLEMLYGYNSNLFYSVSNYLISFFTGNWGYSIFYGRPVISLVLGALIRSLILIAGSLGISIPLILLITYLSIKYLGSFQDNFLNTILIILYSIPEVVIATLLFILLPPNIISPMLTLAVIELTFLYMFVRRNLTQLLVEHYNMIEFFVSLGLDGRIISKEILRLTVPLLLVAITYSISTSIPALIFVETVFNYPGIGYMMVQAINNSDYPLASGCFILFSIISIILNLIADVTNSKVDWRVK is encoded by the coding sequence ATGATGAAGGAAAAGTACATAAGGTATATAGCTAGAGCAATAGTTAGTGTAATTTTACTAGTAATTTTAGATTACGTTTTAGCTAGAAAGTCAACATCATTTTATACACTAATATCGCTATTATCACAAAATGGGTATAGTTTAACACAAGGAGAGATTAGAAGCTTAGAGATGCTATATGGCTATAATTCAAATCTTTTCTATTCAGTTTCAAATTATTTAATCAGTTTTTTTACAGGAAATTGGGGCTATTCTATCTTCTATGGAAGACCCGTGATAAGCTTAGTGTTAGGGGCACTTATTAGATCATTAATACTCATAGCGGGCAGTTTAGGAATATCAATTCCCTTAATTCTATTGATAACGTACCTTTCAATTAAGTATCTAGGCAGTTTTCAAGATAATTTTTTGAACACAATTTTGATCATACTTTATTCAATCCCCGAAGTAGTAATTGCTACTTTACTTTTCATATTATTACCTCCTAATATAATCTCTCCCATGCTCACATTAGCGGTGATTGAATTGACGTTCTTATATATGTTCGTTAGAAGGAATTTAACCCAACTACTAGTAGAGCATTACAACATGATTGAGTTCTTCGTCTCTCTGGGTCTTGATGGAAGAATAATAAGTAAGGAAATACTTAGACTTACAGTACCATTATTGTTAGTGGCTATAACTTATTCCATTTCTACATCAATTCCTGCCCTAATTTTTGTCGAAACTGTATTTAATTACCCCGGTATAGGATACATGATGGTTCAAGCTATTAATAATTCAGATTATCCCTTAGCGTCTGGATGTTTTATATTATTTAGTATAATTTCAATTATTTTAAATTTAATAGCTGATGTTACTAATAGTAAGGTAGATTGGAGGGTGAAGTAA
- a CDS encoding hydrogenase expression protein HypE — MGEKKIEKIYVLWMSTGLGCDGCSISVTGATNPSIEDVLAGRLPGVPPVVLVHPVLAVEAGEDLIEYYRKAERGELDPFVLVLEGSVPDESIAEKQQGWWAAFGFDKQTYKPITTVEWLKRLAPKAAAVIAIGTCAAWGGIPAARNNPTNAMGLMDLLGKDFKSKLGLPIINVPGCPPQGDNFMKTVALLILAVLGLSPPPELDELGRPVFAYGETNRQGCPRAGFAEEGTYAQEFGAKECLLSLGCWGPVVKCNVNRVGWINGVGGVTNMGGPCIGCTMPGFPDAFSPFYTRQSEHMLSLRFGFLPGSIKKSARLNTMKTKTDKSPRWK; from the coding sequence ATGGGAGAAAAGAAAATTGAGAAAATTTATGTCCTATGGATGAGCACTGGTTTAGGCTGTGACGGTTGCTCAATATCTGTGACTGGAGCTACTAACCCGTCAATAGAGGATGTCTTAGCTGGAAGATTACCGGGTGTTCCTCCGGTAGTTCTAGTACACCCAGTTTTAGCTGTAGAAGCTGGTGAGGATTTGATTGAATATTATAGAAAAGCTGAAAGAGGAGAACTAGATCCATTCGTACTAGTATTGGAAGGTTCAGTACCAGATGAGAGTATAGCTGAGAAACAACAAGGATGGTGGGCTGCTTTTGGATTTGATAAACAAACATACAAACCAATCACTACCGTAGAATGGTTAAAGAGACTAGCACCTAAAGCAGCAGCTGTAATAGCTATTGGTACTTGTGCTGCATGGGGAGGGATACCAGCAGCGCGAAATAATCCAACAAACGCTATGGGATTAATGGACTTATTGGGAAAGGATTTCAAGAGTAAACTAGGTTTGCCAATTATTAACGTTCCAGGATGTCCGCCTCAAGGAGATAATTTCATGAAGACAGTTGCATTATTAATCTTAGCCGTGCTTGGCTTATCACCGCCACCTGAATTAGATGAACTAGGTAGACCAGTTTTCGCATATGGCGAAACAAATAGACAAGGTTGCCCAAGAGCAGGTTTTGCAGAAGAAGGTACTTACGCGCAGGAATTCGGAGCGAAAGAATGCTTATTATCCTTAGGCTGTTGGGGACCGGTGGTTAAATGTAACGTGAATAGAGTGGGATGGATAAATGGAGTGGGTGGAGTTACTAATATGGGTGGTCCATGTATCGGTTGTACGATGCCTGGTTTCCCCGATGCCTTCTCACCATTTTACACAAGACAATCTGAACACATGCTAAGCTTAAGATTTGGATTCTTACCGGGTTCTATTAAGAAGTCTGCTAGATTAAACACTATGAAAACTAAAACTGATAAATCACCTAGGTGGAAATAA
- a CDS encoding ABC transporter permease subunit has translation MRIRKMFVGVSIIISFVIVYIISLFMKLSPTAQPYLPPSPQYLLGTTWSGESMLVYDLRASGVSLMFAILAPLFSTLIGLGLLMSIFNSFIDNAVNEITIFFISIPKYPLFLILSFVLPPNNYVTLGVMVLVLWTLPVRILRPIFKQHLNSNYVISYFMLGANNLYILRKIIRKNINIIFSQFCTNAIVAISMQAGLAFLGIGNVSVPSWGYLIRVAIDTPRVIYTNAWIWWILPPLAFLILLDMSFLLIILDLERNYNISTLSAKLLRAFW, from the coding sequence ATGAGGATAAGAAAAATGTTTGTAGGAGTATCAATAATAATATCGTTTGTTATAGTTTACATTATAAGCCTATTTATGAAACTATCTCCCACTGCCCAGCCGTATTTACCTCCCTCGCCTCAATATCTTCTAGGTACTACGTGGAGTGGGGAAAGTATGCTAGTATATGACCTAAGAGCATCTGGCGTATCATTAATGTTTGCAATTCTAGCTCCACTCTTCTCAACATTAATAGGCTTAGGATTATTAATGAGTATTTTTAACTCGTTTATCGATAATGCGGTAAATGAGATAACGATATTCTTTATCTCAATACCTAAGTATCCACTATTTCTAATATTATCCTTTGTACTCCCACCAAATAATTATGTCACACTAGGAGTAATGGTACTCGTACTGTGGACTCTGCCTGTAAGAATATTAAGACCAATATTTAAACAGCATTTAAATAGTAACTACGTCATCTCATACTTTATGCTAGGTGCTAATAATCTTTATATTTTAAGAAAGATAATTAGAAAAAATATTAATATAATATTTTCCCAATTCTGCACTAATGCTATAGTTGCAATTTCGATGCAAGCAGGATTAGCTTTTTTAGGAATTGGAAATGTTAGTGTTCCTAGTTGGGGATATTTAATAAGAGTTGCAATCGATACTCCTAGAGTAATATACACGAATGCATGGATCTGGTGGATTTTACCACCTTTAGCTTTCCTCATTCTTTTAGACATGTCATTTTTATTGATAATCTTAGACCTTGAGAGAAATTATAATATATCTACACTATCAGCTAAGCTATTGAGAGCCTTTTGGTGA
- the tsaA gene encoding tRNA (N6-threonylcarbamoyladenosine(37)-N6)-methyltransferase TrmO: protein MRIEYTPIGFVRTKRTKEEIDKLWNRGYEAILEIIPEYEEGLKGIDGFSHIIVIAHLHLSTPQGSLIIKPKGFTRIGLSIDELPEVGIFCTASPRRPNPIAVSIMKLVKRERNLLHVDDCDLYDGTPILDIKPFTPNRCPENVTIPQWLINLYNLAKERYGIDIFKVKVTDSGLSNKR from the coding sequence ATGAGGATTGAATATACACCAATAGGGTTCGTGAGGACTAAGAGAACTAAGGAGGAAATAGATAAACTGTGGAATAGAGGATACGAGGCAATCCTAGAAATAATACCAGAGTATGAGGAAGGGCTTAAAGGAATTGATGGATTCTCCCATATAATTGTTATAGCTCATCTGCACTTATCTACACCTCAAGGTAGTTTGATAATTAAGCCAAAGGGCTTTACTAGGATAGGGCTAAGTATTGATGAACTGCCTGAAGTTGGTATATTTTGTACAGCGTCTCCTAGAAGACCTAATCCAATTGCAGTTAGTATTATGAAGTTAGTGAAAAGGGAAAGAAATCTATTGCACGTTGACGATTGCGATCTATATGATGGTACACCAATTCTTGACATTAAGCCCTTCACCCCAAATAGATGTCCAGAAAATGTGACAATTCCCCAATGGTTAATTAATTTATATAATTTAGCAAAGGAAAGATATGGGATAGATATATTTAAAGTGAAGGTGACGGATAGTGGACTTTCTAATAAACGCTAG
- a CDS encoding AAA family ATPase, whose translation MKIAITGKGGTGKTTIAGTLARILSMRGYKVIAIDADDNPNLALTLGISWDKLESSNPIPTRILARVGDRLEILMPPEEIIKNYSIRGPDNIDLLIMTKIEKAGVGCACGAHATVRELVGHIIPKENEIVIMDMEPGLENLSRATPMHSDVIFTVIEPYYKSIQTGIKIYKLASELGVKKVFAIINKVKHEEEEKLVRDILDKNGVEVLGVLPYDEAVVKADKLGMAVIDVSPNSNFVLGLQRVADQIIRMK comes from the coding sequence TTGAAAATAGCAATAACAGGTAAAGGAGGAACTGGCAAAACTACGATAGCTGGTACTTTAGCGCGTATCTTATCTATGAGGGGTTATAAGGTAATTGCAATAGATGCAGACGATAATCCTAATTTAGCCTTAACCTTGGGAATAAGCTGGGATAAGCTAGAGAGTTCAAATCCTATTCCGACAAGAATTCTGGCTAGAGTAGGAGATAGGCTAGAAATATTAATGCCTCCAGAAGAGATAATTAAGAATTACTCAATAAGAGGTCCAGATAATATTGATCTTCTAATAATGACTAAAATAGAAAAGGCAGGTGTTGGTTGTGCTTGTGGTGCCCACGCCACTGTTAGAGAGCTAGTAGGACATATAATACCTAAGGAAAACGAGATAGTAATAATGGATATGGAACCCGGCTTAGAAAACCTTAGTAGGGCTACTCCTATGCATTCAGACGTGATATTTACCGTAATAGAACCTTACTATAAATCTATACAAACAGGAATTAAGATTTACAAGTTAGCCAGCGAGTTAGGTGTTAAGAAAGTTTTTGCAATCATAAATAAGGTCAAGCACGAGGAAGAGGAGAAACTAGTTAGGGATATATTAGATAAGAATGGTGTCGAGGTTTTAGGTGTACTTCCTTATGACGAGGCGGTGGTAAAGGCTGATAAATTAGGAATGGCTGTAATTGACGTTTCACCTAATTCTAATTTTGTCCTAGGCCTTCAAAGGGTTGCGGATCAAATAATAAGGATGAAATGA
- a CDS encoding FmdE family protein: protein MEELRFNPRKEIEEDIRENNLQDLLIKSAVLHGHFCIGLSLGVRAALYATKKLNSITENVQGVGQHLTKRLIAIVETNTCFADGVQMVAGTTLGNGGLIYRDTGKHVLTLIDRNTSKAVRVSLKVDPHTIIKTANDPEFLKLFEKIMIKREKATREELNRFRDLMNKASFELLQPRDEELFDAKELTVEYLNTQEVSTKWKKCEGCGEMTLESKGVIKEEKFYCADCAGSEVWTLNVKTPIRVKLDDILKIKR from the coding sequence ATGGAAGAATTAAGGTTCAATCCTAGGAAGGAGATAGAGGAAGATATTAGAGAAAATAATCTTCAAGATTTACTGATAAAGTCCGCAGTTCTTCATGGTCACTTCTGCATAGGTCTTTCACTGGGTGTGAGAGCTGCGCTATATGCCACTAAGAAATTAAATTCAATTACAGAGAACGTTCAAGGAGTTGGTCAACACTTGACGAAAAGATTAATTGCAATTGTAGAAACTAATACTTGCTTCGCCGATGGAGTCCAAATGGTTGCAGGTACAACATTAGGTAATGGAGGTCTAATTTATAGGGACACTGGCAAGCACGTTCTAACATTAATTGATAGGAATACCAGTAAGGCTGTAAGAGTCTCATTAAAAGTAGATCCACACACAATTATAAAAACGGCTAACGATCCAGAATTTTTAAAATTATTTGAAAAGATAATGATAAAGAGGGAGAAAGCCACACGCGAGGAGCTTAATAGATTCAGAGATCTTATGAATAAAGCTTCATTTGAACTGTTACAGCCAAGAGATGAGGAATTGTTTGATGCTAAGGAGTTGACAGTAGAGTACCTCAATACTCAAGAAGTTTCAACTAAGTGGAAAAAATGTGAAGGCTGTGGGGAAATGACGTTAGAGAGTAAAGGTGTAATTAAAGAGGAGAAGTTCTACTGTGCCGATTGTGCTGGAAGTGAAGTATGGACGTTAAATGTCAAAACACCTATTAGAGTAAAGTTAGATGACATTCTTAAGATAAAGAGATAA
- a CDS encoding ABC transporter ATP-binding protein produces the protein MALTLELRKLILPLFMTEINFLIEGSKVIGILGESGNGKSTLAKVMAGLIKPVSGYVLIDGRDIFKISRKERGRLIQLVLQDPYTSLDPEAKVIDTILEGVKILKIHVNDEMFNYYVNRFGITELLNRRIYELSGGERQRINILRSMLINPKVIIYDEPTSMVDSMNRREVLDLICSNNSAISIIISHNVLDMSCVDTVFVMRKGKIIARGKIEELRGYDDLYVRTLANGLLNDNKFR, from the coding sequence ATGGCACTAACTCTTGAGTTAAGGAAACTTATATTACCCCTTTTTATGACTGAAATAAATTTTCTGATTGAAGGATCTAAAGTAATTGGAATATTAGGTGAATCGGGAAATGGTAAAAGTACGTTAGCCAAAGTTATGGCAGGGCTTATTAAACCTGTAAGCGGTTACGTGCTTATTGATGGTAGAGATATCTTTAAGATAAGCAGAAAAGAGAGAGGTAGGCTAATACAGTTAGTTTTGCAAGATCCCTATACTTCGTTGGATCCAGAAGCTAAGGTCATAGATACCATATTAGAGGGAGTTAAAATATTAAAGATTCACGTTAACGATGAAATGTTTAACTATTATGTGAATAGGTTTGGAATCACTGAATTACTTAATAGAAGAATATATGAACTTTCCGGTGGAGAAAGGCAGAGAATTAACATTTTAAGATCTATGCTAATAAATCCAAAGGTCATTATTTATGATGAACCTACATCCATGGTAGATTCTATGAATAGGAGAGAAGTTCTTGATTTAATATGCTCAAATAATTCTGCAATATCAATAATAATATCTCATAATGTTCTTGACATGTCATGTGTTGATACAGTTTTTGTTATGAGGAAGGGGAAGATAATAGCAAGAGGTAAGATTGAAGAACTTAGGGGCTACGATGATCTTTATGTAAGGACTTTAGCTAATGGATTACTTAATGATAATAAGTTTAGATAG